A region from the Nonlabens sp. YIK11 genome encodes:
- a CDS encoding DUF2147 domain-containing protein — MKYVVLVLFCFFAFAKANSQDVTGTWKTIDDESGEVKSHVQVYKKGDSYYGKILKVLSKDAPPNPKCVACEGALKDQPIEGMVIMKDLKKKGKMYKDGTIIDPENGKEYDCKIWLNEDNPDLLMVRGYILFLYRTQTWERL; from the coding sequence ATGAAATATGTAGTGTTGGTGCTGTTTTGTTTTTTCGCTTTCGCGAAAGCGAACTCACAAGACGTCACTGGAACATGGAAAACCATTGATGATGAATCTGGAGAAGTAAAATCTCACGTACAGGTGTACAAAAAAGGTGATTCCTATTACGGTAAGATATTGAAGGTACTCTCCAAAGACGCGCCACCTAATCCTAAATGCGTTGCCTGTGAAGGAGCCCTAAAAGATCAACCCATTGAAGGTATGGTCATCATGAAGGACCTGAAAAAAAAGGGTAAAATGTACAAGGATGGCACCATTATCGATCCAGAAAACGGCAAAGAATATGACTGTAAAATCTGGCTCAATGAAGATAATCCAGACTTGTTGATGGTACGCGGTTATATCTTGTTTTTGTACAGGACCCAAACCTGGGAACGTCTATAA